A single window of Salminus brasiliensis chromosome 18, fSalBra1.hap2, whole genome shotgun sequence DNA harbors:
- the setx gene encoding probable helicase senataxin isoform X1 encodes MATCLWCRSLAESDAAVTRALQRYCNGELTPKQLQDANDDLIYCPECVEKYHEARESVPALHEHLWKIETTRLLEVFQNVLDTEMEEDDLYLVENGEEQPISGVSPDEFRNRLRYPFMEVLKYPYLLCHRDLCEMVVKVLCKMEEMNSPLQVFDKYQGIYLLMVHPNETVRRWAIATAKSNGCVDRDSFYSLQEAFTCMLLVIELGISLEVMEGTYYSGKLHCLPSHLYDRENEKNYWLGICMLLMQLDSQAMDSLFMGPDKQCNVPLCIMHTMDRRVEGENLASDPFWPALQCFMVILDRLGSKVWCEIEPADAFAMITRAASYVAELEDIRQKTKGTRVKEEPDSDDDDMMSCSQIVYDCYPTERANRSSGCSSNSKEKNINEIFEEMGSLVNDLQSEMGQGIRVYGSTFLWFIPFVRSVMELDEFGNAFVGEVVQYLYNEIDKDVLFGRTYTCDKVTEFFIVILIDIIKLLLSEGCMSTLHYCAPTWVKVIVQCSTLETLINRVPEKRSGSYGVTLASSRFGRGDRMAATGVGALSQACMRLIRSLLKEGERVATVPDLAKFLNRLNRHLRVNPDKVWDLSLLDSENLQNCITTLLKEVVARRAAPAPVLSAPPTPPAEPPENVVDPLQEPQYKDTAAGPSSVVNFIKDEPPWDAGECRDDDGGGGGDFRGKLEDFKAKKEPSSPVRISELPPPPLELNRLRPDLGKIQELKSKLNDSLKIQAFAKSRIKGVEQEQEQEQNQNGRSRLKETVHVSSSSTTDATSRFPISASAQAEEPSNQKWDDDDMPLNVRRKLLKKRLSGESEPDLNGDFKTSALTSSSHAKGKSDFIVISDDEAATADQKWPKDQSEPSSDPDLNESPGRDYDNDLSESQVFEFETQEDMASAWIDCSVVNKKPKTEPTSKVSTSLAPVEPPSGWVNETQAVTDDAIEEACQQAEELSGKPQRLQEAPSSSMPLPPKPESFIQPKSVPLQSPATKPGLAEERGQQGLKNKKKSLLIEPLGQKVRKRRSTLNTSSSESPSVPSVARSLSLEPEGSSGSRPFRSPAVVPPKKIRRPAEPESVAERMGLKKKERKAFDLSQRSLDTLGELRNHGQNVQVESLQKTKKRVRRKSKPQPKLAGKGGKKLLASQDMQYFRQSRGMLQKSTPAAATAATAAAALPKPIRNPVPESLPKPKRTVENMEEEEEEEEDDYQSFLPCSQPDPARAIHQTAKQDRDKVSESSKAKPASLDPKSKESCPSQSKVADGNADCTAEGTEQKWVGYNVDDDYDDEWFHQTQNEPTDMELCSQMEELEANYEDFAHTQRDPVDMDIDPDSQPDTSVGGPDVQQKALFALVPQEAPPATAPPAPSTKNAVDDSRLFLKPGMSPVSQKKAKPSTTKIYAPSSRSDTLVGEMAKSTKAKVARPPPIIAPPPLPPSKTLPQPFQPAKAIPRPSATPKAALGPPPPKAAPQSGFRQPLPFSRPPPVLGLKSAVQNSATSHPPSYKTYSRPEDPVSKADAVIHRPQWYDQSFLIQAVLKWEYRMFKNYKDNGLPDDLCPWPLREVPTVFSSHEEYFGVMYPLLLANVFEEMVSEWHRSGRIELHLKVQGLEYTNRTANASFTASLTPEQEIRQSYPKEDDLVLLWLPKNTSAYVGGDPDSNERHASFGYVSRSNVISNGAGQPSTLNLTIQTRGNVSSVDAQHVRCEVISSLISTLREFRALCQLKNGIMARPYILLKPHVAVYAPCEEGLPDLDMPEYNMDQAKAIGCGVAMVRRRQYSSPKILLIHGPPGTGKSKTIVGLLQRLFSEHNESASANRHNKAHRMRVLLCAPSNAAIDNLMKKVIVAFKEKCRDILCPQGNCGDINLVRLGSEKTISKGVIAFSLDSQTTKKTQINSDSDVQRVKQKLDQEIECFSRLCARTQKQSPEFKQLMAKKQQCLSEREKLSRKLREFRSKRQEVQAVVLRDAHVICCTLSTSGSSVLESAFRRLGREPFSCVIVDEAGQAKETESLIPLLHRCPALILVGDPEQLTPTVVSQRAKELGYDQSLMARLWKSLQPSNPTVFLSIQYRMHPNICEFPSKYIYSKRLKNDWAGECLQFRHLPPEQRQLYRFGLCRAGHCCCETAQKRCSFSWPFEPYRVFDVTDGRENKENDSFSNHKEVKLVLMLLKLIGEKQAVRVGVITPYNAQKQQILRAVALEARGNKPLQVEVDTVDGFQGREMDCIIVSCVRASSEMGSIGFVGNRQRMNVTITRARFSLFILGHLRTLKEHSDWGALIKDARNRGTIIKTQERDFREATTKVLKPACSHPHAVLSRRHSNATSPPQPTHIPIEKTTAPPVPIPLAYSDPNGGHSPPVSSTTCGPSERARDPRLSARPSEPSLLEPVRERRQDRDRRAPADLRQHPHALPSRCHGNAASPPQPTHIPIEKTNAPPVLIPLAYSDPNGSHSPTVSSSTSGPSDRARDPRLSARPSDPRLSEPIREHRQDRDRRASAAPRQHPLALRAQRDSYQRSSIPPVHSRSPRRRSQDRPPSSPRRHRR; translated from the exons ATGGCGACGTGTCTGTGGTGCAGGTCCTTGGCGGAAAGCGACGCTGCCGTCACTAGGGCTCTGCAGCGCTACTGCAATGGCGAGCTGACCCCAAAGCAATTGCAGGATGCCAACGATGACCTCATCTACTGCCCAGAATGTGTGGAGAAGTACCACGAGGCGAGAGAGAGCGTGCCCGCACTGCacgag CACCTCTGGAAGATCGAGACGACTCGGCTGCTGGAGGTCTTCCAGAATGTCTTGGATACGGAGATGGAGGAAGATGACCTGTACTTGGTGGAAAACGGCGAAGAGCAGCCCATCTCCGGGGTTTCTCCAGATGAATTCCGCAACAGGCTCCGGTACCCGTTCATGGAAGTGCTGAAGTACCCTTACCTGCTGTGCCACCGGGACCTCT GTGAAATGGTGGTGAAAGTGTTGTGTAAAATGGAGGAGATGAACAGCCCTCTACAAGTCTTTGATAAGTATCAAGGAATCTACCTACTCATGGTGCACCCCAATGAAACG GTCCGTCGCTGGGCGATAGCCACTGCCAAGTCTAACGGCTGTGTGGACAGAGACAGCTTTTACAGCCTTCAGGAGGCTTTCACCTGCATGCTCTTGGTTATCGAGCTGGGAATCTCTCTGGAAGTCATGGAGGGCACTTACTATTCTGGCAAGCTGCATTGCCTACCCTCGCACCTCTATGACCGTGAAAATGAGAAGAACTACTGGTTAG GTATCTGTATGTTGCTGATGCAGCTGGACTCCCAGGCGATGGATTCATTATTCATGGGCCCCGATAAACAGTGCAACGTTCCCCTGTGCATTATGCATACCATGGACAGAAGGGTAGAAG ggGAAAACCTGGCCTCAGATCCGTTTTGGCCAGCTTTGCAATGTTTCATGGTCATTCTCGACCGACTGGGCTCAAAGGTCTGGTGTGAGATTGAACCAGCGGATGCCTTTGCAATGATCACCCGAGCCGCCAGCTACGTAGCCGAACTCGAAGACATCCGTCAGAAAACCAAGGG GACGCGAGTGAAGGAGGAGCCTGACAGTGACGATGATGACATGATGTCGTGCAGTCAGATAGTGTATGACTGTTACCCGACGGAGCGAGCAAACCGA tCGTCAGGCTGCTCATCCAACAGCAAAGAGAAGAACATCAATGAGATTTTTGAAGAGATGGGTTCTCTAGTCAATGACTTGCAGTCAGAGATGGGACAAGGCATCCGCGTGTACGGCAGCACTTTTCTTTGGTTCATCCCCTTTGTCCGCTCAGTCATGGAGCTGGACGAGTTTGGCAATGCCTTCGTTGGCGAGGTTGTCCAGTACCTGTACAATGAGATCGACAAGGATGTACTCTTCGGGAGAACGTACACCTGCGATAAGGTCACGGAGTTCTTCATCGTAATCCTCATTGACATCATTAAACTGCTCCTGAGTGAAGGCTGCATGAGCACGCTTCACTACTGCGCCCCCACATGGGTGAAAGTGATAGTGCAGTGTTCTACTCTTGAAACTCTCATCAACAGAGTCCCAGAGAAAAGAAGTGGGTCGTACGGAGTCACTTTGGCCTCGTCTAGGTTTGGGAGAGGGGATCGAATGGCCGCAACTGGTGTTGGTGCCTTGAGTCAAGCTTGCATGAGGCTGATTCGCTCACTGCTGAAGGAAGGGGAGCGAGTCGCCACCGTCCCGGACTTGGCCAAGTTCCTGAATCGCCTAAACAGGCACTTGCGAGTAAACCCAGACAAAGTCTGGGATCTTTCACTGTTGGACTCTGAAAATCTACAGAATTGCATAACCACGCTTCTGAAGGAAGTCGTGGCTAGAAGAGCAGCCCCAGCTCCTGTTCTATCGGCTCCACCGACACCCCCAGCAGAGCCACCAGAAAATGTTGTTGACCCTCTGCAGGAGCCACAATACAAGGATACTGCGGCAGGTCCGAGTAGTGTGGTTAACTTCATTAAAGATGAGCCGCCGTGGGACGCTGGGGAGTGCCGAGACGAcgacggtggtggtggtggtgatttcCGCGGTAAACTTGAAGATTTCAAAGCAAAGAAGGAACCTAGCAGCCCGGTACGAATTTCAGAgttgcctcctcctcctctagaGTTGAATCGTCTGAGGCCTGACTTGGGGAAAATACAAGAACTCAAGTCCAAGTTGAATGACAGCTTGAAGATACAAGCTTTTGCCAAGAGTAGAATTAAAGGGGTtgagcaagagcaagagcaagagcaaaACCAAAACGGACGCAGTCGTCTAAAAGAGACGGTACACGTGTCTAGTTCAAGCACCACTGATGCGACCTCGCGGTTTCCGATCTCGGCATCTGCTCAAGCGGAAGAGCCTTCTAATCAGAAATGGGACGACGATGACATGCCCCTTAACGTCCGAAGGAAACTCCTAAAGAAAAGATTGTCCGGTGAATCGGAACCGGACTTGAATGGTGACTTTAAAACATCCGCGTTGACTTCTTCAAGCCATGCAAAAGGAAAATCTGACTTCATAGTCATTTCAGATGATGAAGCTGCTACAGCTGACCAAAAATGGCCAAAAGACCAGTCAGAACCTTCTTCGGACCCTGACTTGAATGAGAGTCCGGGTCGGGATTACGACAACGATTTGAGCGAATCGCAAGTATTCGAGTTCGAAACCCAAGAAGACATGGCGTCTGCCTGGATTGACTGCTCAGTCGTGAACAAGAAGCCCAAAACTGAACCCACGTCGAAAGTATCCACAAGCCTTGCCCCTGTGGAACCCCCGTCCGGCTGGGTCAATGAGACTCAAGCGGTCACCGATGACGCCATCGAGGAAGCCTGTCAGCAAGCAGAAGAGCTGAGCGGTAAACCGCAGCGGCTACAGGAGGCACCTTCTTCGAGTATGCCTCTGCCACCAAAGCCCGAGAGTTTTATACAACCAAAGTCTGTGCCGTTACAAAGTCCCGCTACGAAACCTGGCCTGGCTGAGGAGAGAGGCCAGCAAGGCCTGAAGAACAAAAAGAAATCCCTTCTCATCGAACCACTGGGTCAAAAAGTCAGGAAGCGACGTAGCACGCTCAACACCTCGTCTTCGGAGTCTCCTTCCGTTCCCTCCGTCGCCCGCTCGCTCAGCCTCGAGCCGGAGGGGTCTTCTGGCTCGCGTCCCTTCCGGTCCCCTGCCGTTGTCCCACCGAAGAAGATCCGCAGACCTGCTGAGCCGGAATCTGTAGCGGAACGCATGGGGCTCaaaaagaaggagagaaaggcGTTCGATCTCTCGCAGCGCTCCTTGGACACTTTGGGCGAGCTTCGGAACCATGGCCAGAACGTGCAGGTCGAGTCCCTGCAGAAGACGAAGAAAAGGGTCCGTCGCAAAAGCAAGCCCCAGCCGAAGCTGGCAGGGAAGGGTGGGAAGAAGCTGCTTGCATCCCAAGATATGCAGTACTTCAGGCAGAGCCGTGGGATGCTTCAGAAGTCTACGCCAGCCGcagctactgctgctactgctgctgctgccctgcCCAAACCGATCAGGAACCCTGTGCCAGAGAGCCTTCCCAAACCGAAGCGTACAGTTGAAAAcatggaggaggaagaggaagaggaggaggatgattaTCAAAGTTTCCTTCCCTGTTCCCAACCTGATCCTGCTCGAGCGATCCACCAGACTGCCAAACaagatagagataaagtgagcGAGTCCAGTAAGGCAAAACCTGCGTCGCTCGACCCCAAAAGTAAAGAGTCCTGTCCTAGTCAAAGCAAGGTTGCTGACGGAAATGCTGATTGCACAGCTGAAGGTACCGAACAGAAATGGGTTGGGTATAATGTTGATGACGATTATGACGACGAGTGGTTCCACCAAACGCAGAATGAGCCCACAGACATGGAGTTATGCTCTCAAATGGAGGAGTTGGAGGCAAACTACGAGGACTTTGCTCACACACAAAGAGACCCTGTAGACATGGACATCGATCCGGACAGCCAGCCGGACACTTCTGTTGGAGGCCCAGACGTGCAGCAAAAAGCTTTATTTGCTTTGGTGCCCCAGGAAGCCCCTCCTGCTactgctcctcctgctccttctACTAAGAACGCTGTAGATGACAGTCGGCTATTCCTGAAGCCTGGCATGTCCCCTGTATCTCAGAAGAAGGCCAAACCTTCCACGACAAAGATATATGCTCCTAGTTCCCGCAGCGACACTCTGGTTGGGGAAATggcaaagtccaccaaggctaaGGTTGCACGGCCACCGCCAATCATAGCGCCACCACCACTTCCGCCCTCAAAAACCCTGCCACAGCCATTTCAACCGGCAAAGGCCATACCGCGACCGTCCGCGACTCCAAAAGCCGCACTAGGGCCGCCGCCGCCAAAGGCAGCACCGCAATCTGGATTTCGCCAGCCTCTTCCGTTCAGTCGCCCTCCTCCAGTCCTGGGGCTCAAGTCAGCCGTTCAGAATAGCGCAACTTCCCATCCACCTTCCTACAAGACGTATTCCCGGCCTGAGGATCCCGTCTCGAAGGCGGACGCCGTGATACATCGACCTCAGTGGTATGACCAGTCGTTTTTGATACAAGCAGTTTTGAAGTGGGAGTACCGCATGTTTAAGAACTATAAAGATAACGGGCTGCCGGACGACTTGTGTCCCTGGCCGCTGAGGGAAGTGCCGACTGTGTTCTCCAGCCACGAGGAGTATTTCGGCGTCATGTACCCACTTCTTCTTGCCAATGTGTTTGAGGAG ATGGTCAGTGAATGGCATAGGAGTGGGAGGATCGAACTTCACCTCAAGGTTCAGGGATTGGAGTACACCAATCGCACCGCCAACGCCAGTTTCACAG CAAGCCTAACCCCTGAGCAGGAGATCAGACAGTCCTACCCTAAAGAAGATGATCTGGTCTTGCTCTGGCTGCCGAAAAACACAAGCGCTTACGTCGGTGGTGACCCGGACTCAAACGAACGGCATGCCAGTTTTGGCTATGTGTCCCGATCGAATGTGATCAGCAATGGTGCAG GTCAACCCTCGACGTTAAACCTGACCATTCAGACGCGGGGGAACGTGTCCTCTGTCGATGCTCAGCACGTGCGCTGCGAGGTGATTAGCTCTCTGATCTCCACCCTGCGGGAGTTCCGAGCACTGTGTCAGCTGAAGAATGGGATTATGGCTCGGCCATACATCCTCCTCAAGCCACATGTCGCGGTCTATGCACCCTGTGAAGAAGGCCTGCCGGATCTCGACATGCCT GAGTATAATATGGACCAGGCCAAGGCAATCGGCTGTGGCGTTGCGATGGTGAGGAGGCGGCAGTATAGCTCTCCAAAAATCCTGCTAATTCATGGCCCTCCAGGAACTGGCAAGAGCAAGACCATCGTTGGCCTTCTGCAGAGGCTTTTCTCAGAA CACAATGAGAGCGCCTCTGCGAATCGCCACAATAAGGCTCACAGGATGCGGGTCTTGCTCTGCGCTCCGTCCAATGCTGCCATTGACAACTTGATGAAGAAAGTCATCGTCGCCTTCAAAGAGAAGTGCAGAGACATCCTCTGTCCACAAG GGAACTGTGGGGACATTAACCTGGTGCGACTGGGCAGTGAGAAGACCATCTCTAAAGGAGTGATTGCCTTCAGCCTTGACAGCCAGACAACAA AGAAAACCCAGATAAACTCAGACTCCGATGTACAGAGGGTGAAGCAGAAACTGGATCAGGAAATAGAATGTTTCTCACGCCTGTGTGCCAGAACTCAAAAACAGTCCCCTGAG TTTAAGCAGTTAATGGCCAAGAAGCAGCAGTGTCTGTCAGAAAGGGAGAAACTCAGTCGAAAGCTAAGAGAG TTCCGTAGCAAAAGGCAGGAGGTGCAGGCTGTGGTCCTTCGAGATGCCCATGTGATTTGCTGCACTCTGAGCACCAGCGGGAGTAGCGTCCTCGAGTCCGCTTTCCGGCGTCTCGGACGAGAACCCTTCAGCTGCGTCATCGTTGATGAG GCAGGGCAAGCTAAAGAGACAGAGTCGCTGATTCCCCTGCTCCATCGATGTCCTGCCTTGATCCTAGTGGGTGACCCTGAGCAGCTCACGCCCACTGTTGTCTCCCAG AGAGCGAAAGAGCTTGGCTACGACCAGTCCTTGATGGCGCGACTCTGGAAGAGCCTTCAACCCTCAAATCCCACCGTCTTCCTCAGCATACAATACCGTATGCACCCCAACATCTGCGAGTTCCCCTCCAAGTACATCTACAGCAAAAGGCTGAAAAATGACTG GGCTGGCGAGTGTCTGCAGTTCAGGCATCTGCCGCCAGAGCAAAGGCAGCTTTATAGGTTTGGACTGTGCCGGGCCGGCCATTGCTGTTG CGAGACGGCTCAGAAGCGGTGTTCCTTCAGCTGGCCTTTTGAGCCCTACCGGGTGTTCGATGTGACTGATGGAagagagaataaagaaaatga TTCTTTCAGTAACCACAAGGAGGTGAAGCtggtgctgatgctgctgaAGCTGATTGGTGAGAAGCAGGCGGTGCGTGTGGGTGTAATCACGCCCTACAACGCGCAAAAACAGCAGATCCTGAGGGCCGTCGCTTTGGAAGCGAGAGGAAACAAACCTCTTCA GGTGGAGGTGGACACGGTGGACGGCTTCCAGGGCAGAGAAATGGACTGCATCATTGTGTCCTGTGTAAGAGCCAGCAGTGAAATGGGCTCTATTGG GTTTGTGGGAAATCGCCAGAGGATGAACGTGACCATCACCAGAGCCAGATTCAGTCTGTTCATATTGGGACATCTCCGCACACTCAAG GAGCACAGTGATTGGGGTGCTCTGATAAAGGACGCCAGGAACAGAGGGACTATAATAAAGACTCAGGAGCGGGATTTCCGAGAGGCCACCACTAAAGTCCTGAAGCCGGCTTGCAGCCACCCGCACGCCGTCCTGTCCCGACGTCACAGCAACGCCACCTCACCCCCACAGCCCACGCACATCCCCATTGAAAAAACGACCGCTCCCCCTGTCCCTATCCCGCTAGCTTACTCCGACCCCAATGGGGGCCACTCTCCCCCCGTTTCCTCCACAACCTGCGGCCCATCTGAACGGGCCAGAGACCCTCGGCTGTCCGCTAGGCCTTCAGAACCCTCCTTATTGGAGCCGGTCAGAGAACGCAGGCAGGACCGGGACAGACGGGCCCCCGCTGACCTACGGCAACACCCGCACGCCCTCCCGTCCCGATGTCACGGCAACGCCGCCTCACCCCCGCAGCCCACACACATCCCCATTGAAAAAACGAACGCGCCCCCTGTCCTCATCCCGCTAGCTTACTCCGACCCCAATGGGAGCCACTCCCCCACTGTTTCATCCTCAACCAGCGGCCCATCTGACCGGGCCAGAGACCCTCGGCTGTCCGCTAGGCCTTCAGACCCGCGCTTATCAGAGCCGATCAGAGAACACCGACAGGACAGGGACAGAAGGGCCTCCGCTGCCCCACGACAACACCCGCTTGCCCTGCGGGCACAGAGAGACTCCTACCAGCGGTCTTCCATACCGCCAGTTCACTCTCGGTCACCACGGAGACGAAGCCAGGACCGTCCCCCATCGTCACCAAGGAGACACAGAAGATGA